From a single Pseudomonas serboccidentalis genomic region:
- a CDS encoding alpha/beta fold hydrolase yields the protein MLLLFVALAVFVAWSWLSYPAVGHWLYDLSMALEAKLYKLHKIEVPIAEMSVSTWQGGPYEAASAILMLHGYSADKNLWLRFARHFVRQYRVIIPDIAGHGETGFKAGGGYDIPLQAKRMIQLLDVCGVEKVHVIGNSMGGYIAAWLAATYPDRIASVALIDPAGVTAPEASDMERHLARGHNPFLINSREEFRQLYAMTMASPPWVPKLILDAIAQRYERQRDELEEIFRDFRASPPMEPKLAEIKCPALLLWGRKDRLIDVSSVPIWSKGIANLRVDVWDGVGHMPMVEQPTNTARLYREFLGNQR from the coding sequence ATGCTTTTGCTGTTTGTCGCTCTCGCGGTTTTCGTGGCCTGGAGCTGGTTGAGTTACCCGGCGGTCGGCCATTGGCTGTACGACCTGAGCATGGCCCTCGAAGCCAAGCTGTATAAATTGCACAAAATCGAGGTGCCAATCGCCGAAATGAGCGTATCGACGTGGCAAGGCGGCCCCTATGAAGCGGCGAGCGCGATCCTCATGCTGCACGGCTACAGCGCCGACAAGAACCTGTGGCTGCGCTTCGCCCGGCATTTTGTCCGCCAGTACCGGGTGATCATTCCGGACATCGCCGGTCACGGTGAAACCGGCTTCAAGGCCGGTGGCGGCTACGACATTCCACTGCAGGCCAAACGCATGATCCAACTGCTCGACGTGTGCGGCGTGGAGAAAGTCCACGTGATAGGCAACTCGATGGGCGGCTACATCGCGGCGTGGCTGGCGGCGACCTACCCGGACCGGATTGCCTCGGTAGCGCTGATCGACCCGGCCGGCGTCACCGCACCGGAGGCCAGCGACATGGAGCGCCATCTGGCCCGCGGGCATAACCCGTTTCTGATCAATTCCCGGGAAGAATTCCGCCAGTTGTATGCCATGACCATGGCCTCGCCACCGTGGGTGCCCAAGTTGATCCTGGACGCCATCGCCCAGCGTTACGAACGCCAGCGCGACGAACTGGAAGAGATCTTCCGTGATTTTCGCGCCAGCCCGCCAATGGAGCCGAAACTGGCCGAGATCAAATGCCCGGCGCTGCTGTTGTGGGGACGCAAGGACCGCTTGATCGACGTCAGCAGCGTGCCGATCTGGAGCAAGGGCATCGCCAACCTGCGGGTCGACGTGTGGGACGGCGTCGGGCACATGCCGATGGTCGAACAACCGACCAACACGGCGCGGTTGTATCGGGAGTTTCTGGGGAACCAGCGATGA
- a CDS encoding arginine N-succinyltransferase: MLVLRPVAPTDLPQLQQLARDSLVGVTSLPDDSERLREKIAGSCASFDSDIQAQGPENYFFVLEDLDRQRLVGCSEILATAGFNEPFYSLRNRHFTSASRELNIEHGVPALSLCHDLNDHTLLRGFHIDNALVRSAFSELLSRARLLFIAAHEQRFADAVITEIVGYSDENGHSPFWDALGKHFFDLPYVEAERLCGLQSRTFLAELMPQYPIYVPMLPPAAQECIGRIHPDGQEAFDILEREGFETNSYIDLFDAGPTLYARTANIRSIARSRIASVRQQAQIDARGRYLLSNDALHGFRAIVAELDYQPDQPLSLTPQLCAALNVTDGSTIRLIAL, encoded by the coding sequence ATGCTGGTCTTACGCCCGGTCGCGCCAACCGACCTGCCGCAATTGCAGCAACTGGCCCGCGACAGTCTGGTCGGCGTCACGTCGCTGCCGGACGACAGCGAGCGCCTGCGCGAAAAAATCGCCGGCTCCTGCGCCTCGTTCGACAGCGACATTCAGGCGCAAGGCCCGGAGAACTACTTCTTCGTGCTGGAAGACCTCGACCGTCAGCGGCTGGTCGGCTGCTCGGAAATCCTCGCCACTGCCGGTTTCAACGAGCCGTTCTACAGCCTGCGCAATCGGCACTTCACCAGCGCCTCGCGAGAATTGAACATCGAGCACGGGGTGCCGGCGCTGTCGCTGTGTCACGACCTCAACGACCACACGCTGCTGCGCGGCTTTCACATCGATAACGCGCTGGTGCGCAGCGCCTTTTCCGAATTGCTGTCGCGGGCGCGGCTGCTGTTCATCGCCGCCCACGAGCAACGTTTCGCCGATGCGGTGATCACCGAAATCGTCGGCTACAGCGACGAGAACGGTCACTCGCCGTTCTGGGACGCACTCGGCAAGCATTTCTTCGACCTGCCCTACGTCGAGGCCGAGCGTCTGTGCGGCCTGCAAAGCCGCACGTTTCTCGCCGAACTGATGCCGCAATACCCGATTTACGTGCCGATGCTGCCCCCGGCCGCACAGGAATGCATCGGCCGGATTCACCCCGACGGCCAGGAAGCCTTCGACATCCTCGAGCGTGAGGGCTTCGAAACCAACAGCTACATTGATCTGTTCGACGCCGGCCCGACCCTGTATGCGCGCACCGCGAACATCCGTTCGATTGCCCGCAGCCGGATCGCCAGCGTGCGCCAGCAAGCACAGATCGACGCCCGGGGCCGCTATCTGTTGAGCAACGACGCGCTGCACGGCTTCCGGGCCATCGTCGCCGAACTGGATTACCAACCCGATCAACCGCTGTCCCTCACGCCGCAGTTATGTGCGGCGCTGAATGTCACCGATGGCAGCACGATCAGGCTGATAGCCCTGTGA
- a CDS encoding flavin-containing monooxygenase, protein MQTYRVLIIGSGFGGQCAAVNLLKAGIDDFRLLERRDFFGGTWCQNTYPGAAVDVPSPLYSLSFAPYRWTQMFAAQAELHQYTQYVIEHFGLRERVELQTNVERIEWEEAEKRWAVQTNRGVFYAQFVINASGPLSQPVIPPFPGLDRFQGKTFHTNNWDHSYDYRGKRVAIVGSGASAAQVIPAIAPEVEQLHVFQRTPHWVLPRADRTFGRFQRWLLGLKPAYKLLRWLLYWQFETRVIAFKYSKPAIHLVQRQALRFLKQQVPDPLLREKLTPDFTIGCKRILLSSTYYPALTRPNVTLHSREQGIAALDETGITTTDGQHIEVDLIVWSTGYDATDGVVSYPVTGKHGVQLKDVWAQYPRAYLGTSLPEFPNLFIVTGPNTGIGHTSALFIIESQMNYILDCIHTLQAKGLRSIEVRPEAERTYTAMIHREMERTVWKSGGCHSWYQSKSGHVIAIFPGFSFSYYRLTRALKPADHILS, encoded by the coding sequence ATGCAGACCTACCGAGTGTTGATCATCGGCAGCGGTTTTGGCGGCCAATGTGCGGCGGTCAATTTGCTCAAGGCCGGGATCGACGATTTTCGCCTGCTGGAACGCCGCGACTTTTTCGGCGGCACCTGGTGCCAGAACACCTATCCCGGCGCGGCGGTAGATGTGCCCTCGCCGTTGTATTCGCTGTCCTTCGCGCCGTACCGCTGGACGCAGATGTTTGCCGCCCAGGCCGAACTGCACCAATACACCCAATACGTTATCGAGCATTTTGGCCTGCGCGAACGTGTGGAGCTGCAGACCAATGTAGAGCGCATTGAATGGGAAGAGGCCGAAAAGCGCTGGGCAGTGCAGACCAACCGTGGCGTCTTCTATGCGCAGTTCGTGATCAACGCCAGCGGCCCGCTGAGCCAACCGGTGATCCCACCCTTCCCCGGCCTGGATCGCTTTCAGGGCAAGACGTTTCATACCAACAATTGGGATCACAGCTACGACTACCGGGGTAAACGCGTGGCCATCGTCGGCAGCGGCGCCAGTGCCGCGCAGGTGATTCCAGCGATTGCGCCCGAGGTCGAGCAACTGCATGTGTTCCAGCGCACACCGCATTGGGTGTTGCCGCGGGCTGATCGCACGTTCGGGCGCTTTCAGCGCTGGCTGCTGGGTTTGAAACCGGCGTACAAGCTGCTGCGCTGGTTGCTCTACTGGCAATTCGAAACCCGGGTGATCGCGTTCAAATATTCAAAACCGGCGATTCACCTGGTCCAGCGCCAGGCGTTGCGCTTTCTCAAGCAACAGGTGCCGGATCCGCTGTTGCGCGAAAAACTCACCCCGGACTTCACCATCGGCTGCAAGCGCATCCTGCTTTCCAGCACCTACTACCCGGCGCTGACCCGGCCCAACGTCACCCTGCACAGCCGCGAACAAGGCATCGCCGCGCTCGACGAAACCGGGATCACCACCACGGACGGCCAGCACATCGAAGTCGACCTGATTGTCTGGTCGACCGGCTACGACGCCACCGACGGCGTGGTGTCCTATCCGGTGACCGGCAAGCATGGCGTGCAGCTCAAGGACGTCTGGGCGCAGTACCCGCGCGCCTACCTGGGCACCAGCCTCCCGGAGTTTCCCAACCTGTTTATCGTCACCGGGCCGAACACCGGCATTGGCCACACTTCGGCGCTGTTCATCATCGAATCTCAGATGAATTACATCCTCGACTGCATCCACACCCTCCAGGCCAAAGGCCTGCGCAGCATTGAAGTGCGTCCCGAAGCGGAACGTACCTACACTGCAATGATCCACCGTGAGATGGAACGCACGGTATGGAAGTCCGGCGGCTGTCACAGTTGGTATCAAAGCAAGAGCGGTCATGTGATCGCGATTTTTCCGGGTTTCAGTTTCAGCTACTACCGGTTGACCCGGGCGCTGAAACCGGCTGACCACATTCTGTCCTGA
- the astA gene encoding arginine N-succinyltransferase, whose protein sequence is MIVRPVKVSDLPALMTLVQQAGPGFTTLPANEDRLAHRVRWAQRAFAEQVERADADYLFVLEDDDLRVVGVSALTGAVGLREPWYNYRVGLTVTSSPDLGISRQIPTLFLNNELTGQSELCSLFLHPQHRQGSNGRLLSLGRLLFVAEFPQLFGEKMIAELRGSADELGCSPFWDSLGRHFFKMDFSHADHLSGLGNKSFIAELMPRQPLYTCLLTEQAQAVISQPHPNTEPALKILREEGFVHKGYIDIFDGGPVIEAAIPNIRTVRDSLALALSLGTPDDQAPLWLIHNRRLENCRITVAPGRQVGNTLVVDRLTAKRLQLQPGNSVRAVLLPRQQQQAVAA, encoded by the coding sequence ATGATCGTCCGTCCGGTCAAAGTCAGCGACCTGCCAGCACTGATGACCTTGGTGCAACAGGCCGGCCCGGGGTTCACCACCCTGCCGGCCAATGAAGACCGCCTCGCCCACCGCGTACGCTGGGCCCAGCGTGCGTTCGCCGAGCAAGTGGAGCGAGCCGACGCCGATTATCTGTTCGTGCTCGAAGACGACGACCTGCGCGTGGTCGGTGTCAGCGCCCTGACCGGGGCGGTGGGTCTGCGTGAGCCGTGGTACAACTACCGGGTCGGGTTGACCGTGACTTCATCGCCGGATCTGGGTATTTCGCGACAGATCCCTACCCTGTTTCTCAATAACGAGCTGACCGGCCAGTCGGAACTGTGTTCGCTGTTCCTGCATCCGCAGCACCGCCAAGGTAGCAATGGTCGGTTACTGTCGCTCGGACGTCTGCTGTTCGTGGCTGAATTTCCGCAGCTGTTTGGCGAGAAGATGATCGCCGAACTGCGCGGCAGTGCCGATGAACTCGGCTGCTCGCCGTTCTGGGACAGCCTGGGGCGGCACTTTTTCAAGATGGATTTCAGCCACGCCGACCATTTGTCGGGCTTGGGCAACAAGTCGTTCATCGCCGAACTGATGCCACGCCAGCCGCTGTACACCTGCCTGCTCACCGAACAGGCACAAGCGGTCATCAGCCAACCGCACCCCAACACCGAACCGGCGCTGAAGATCCTGCGCGAAGAAGGTTTTGTGCATAAGGGCTACATCGACATCTTCGACGGCGGCCCGGTCATTGAAGCCGCGATCCCGAACATTCGTACCGTGCGCGACAGTCTCGCGCTGGCCCTGAGCCTCGGCACACCAGATGATCAGGCGCCGTTGTGGCTGATCCACAACCGTCGCCTGGAAAACTGCCGCATCACCGTGGCCCCCGGCCGTCAGGTCGGCAATACCCTGGTGGTCGACCGCCTCACCGCCAAGCGCCTGCAGCTGCAACCGGGCAACTCGGTGCGCGCGGTGCTGCTGCCCAGGCAACAGCAACAGGCAGTAGCGGCCTGA
- a CDS encoding N-formylglutamate amidohydrolase, giving the protein MHACTESTELGLYTRPVYNLSREDSSHPLILVCEHASRYIPDALNNLGLDDAAAREHIAWDIGALQLAEKLSETLGATLLSANYSRLLIDLNRPRHAPDSIPAQSEIYQVPGNRDLDEATREYRRQNLFKPFHARLQTLIDERVAQGQAVRVVGIHSFTPVYYGQPRPLEVGVLFGQASAYAQRVIDGLDQYPLKIAGNQPYRIDPLGDMTVPVHGDARGLESVLIEVRNDLLRSPEAVSLWAERLAPLL; this is encoded by the coding sequence ATGCACGCCTGTACTGAATCCACCGAGCTGGGGTTGTACACCCGCCCGGTCTACAACCTGAGCCGTGAAGATTCATCGCATCCGTTGATCCTGGTGTGTGAGCACGCCAGCCGCTACATCCCCGACGCCCTGAACAATCTGGGCCTGGACGATGCAGCCGCGCGCGAGCACATCGCCTGGGACATCGGCGCACTGCAACTGGCTGAAAAGCTCTCGGAAACACTCGGGGCGACGTTGTTGAGCGCCAATTATTCACGGCTGCTGATCGACCTCAATCGGCCCCGGCATGCCCCGGACAGCATCCCGGCGCAGAGCGAGATTTATCAGGTGCCCGGCAACCGCGATCTGGATGAAGCCACACGCGAATACCGGCGCCAGAACCTGTTCAAACCGTTTCACGCCCGGCTGCAGACCCTGATCGACGAGCGCGTGGCGCAGGGTCAAGCGGTGCGGGTGGTAGGGATTCACAGTTTTACCCCGGTGTATTACGGCCAGCCGCGCCCGCTGGAAGTCGGTGTGCTGTTCGGCCAGGCCAGCGCCTACGCGCAACGGGTGATCGACGGCCTCGACCAGTACCCGCTGAAGATCGCGGGCAACCAGCCGTACCGGATTGATCCGCTGGGCGACATGACCGTGCCGGTGCACGGCGATGCCCGAGGGCTGGAGTCGGTGCTGATCGAAGTGCGCAACGACCTGTTGCGCAGCCCCGAAGCCGTATCACTGTGGGCCGAGCGCCTGGCGCCGCTGTTGTAA
- a CDS encoding diguanylate cyclase codes for MRNKGGKGLSLARRLYTSRTLGLVLGLLCVSAAMYPLDPPLWVWALMLFNGLLWPHLAFQWARRSSVPYHAEHRNLLVDAFMGGFWVAAMHFNPLPSATTISMMAMNNVAIGGLRFLAAGLAAQILGIGVGLVVFAPAFIPQTSPLQLYACLPLLMLYPLALGWICFRQAYTLGLHKRELLALSRTDSLTGLLNHGAWKDQLEIEFQRCRRQQQGAAIALIDIDHFKAINDTYGHVAGDIVLRQLSKMLKQNLRAADVAGRYGGDEFCVILPDLPLFNAAQAMEALRERFATLGYEQNPALKVSLSIGLAAYDPAHGDATRWLNDADQALYEAKASGRNRVICNSDDRPKREVLDSV; via the coding sequence ATGCGAAACAAGGGAGGAAAGGGACTTTCACTGGCCAGGAGGCTTTATACATCGCGAACCCTCGGGCTGGTGCTGGGGCTGTTGTGCGTGAGTGCGGCGATGTACCCGCTCGACCCGCCGCTGTGGGTCTGGGCGCTGATGCTGTTCAATGGCCTGCTCTGGCCGCATCTGGCATTTCAATGGGCCCGTCGTTCCAGCGTTCCCTATCACGCCGAACACCGCAATCTGTTGGTCGATGCGTTTATGGGCGGCTTCTGGGTCGCCGCCATGCATTTCAATCCACTGCCCAGTGCCACCACCATCTCGATGATGGCGATGAACAACGTCGCCATCGGCGGCTTGCGTTTTCTCGCCGCAGGCCTTGCGGCGCAGATCCTTGGCATCGGCGTCGGCCTGGTGGTTTTCGCCCCGGCGTTCATTCCGCAAACCTCGCCGTTGCAGCTGTACGCGTGCCTGCCGTTGTTGATGCTGTACCCGTTGGCATTGGGCTGGATCTGCTTTCGCCAGGCCTACACGCTGGGGCTGCACAAGCGTGAGTTGCTGGCGCTGAGCCGCACCGACAGCCTCACCGGCTTGCTCAACCATGGTGCCTGGAAGGATCAGCTGGAAATCGAATTTCAACGTTGCCGCCGGCAGCAACAGGGCGCGGCGATTGCCTTGATCGACATCGATCATTTCAAGGCGATCAACGATACCTACGGTCACGTGGCCGGCGACATCGTGCTCCGTCAGTTGAGCAAGATGCTCAAGCAGAACCTGCGCGCCGCGGACGTGGCCGGGCGTTACGGCGGTGACGAGTTCTGCGTGATTCTGCCGGACCTGCCGCTGTTCAATGCCGCCCAGGCCATGGAAGCCTTGCGCGAGCGTTTCGCCACCCTGGGTTACGAACAGAACCCGGCGCTCAAGGTCAGCCTCAGCATTGGCCTGGCCGCTTACGACCCGGCCCATGGCGATGCGACCCGTTGGCTTAACGATGCGGATCAGGCGCTGTACGAGGCCAAGGCCAGCGGGCGCAATCGGGTGATCTGCAACAGTGATGATCGGCCGAAGCGCGAAGTGCTCGATTCGGTCTGA
- a CDS encoding APC family permease, producing MEIEEFGYKQELKRSLTLTDLVVYGMIFMIPIAPFGVYGYVNAEAPGMVPLAYIIGMVAMLFTALSYGSMARAFPIAGSVYSYAQRGLNQHVGFIAGWLMLLDYLLIPPLLYVYAAMALNHLYPDIPKVGFILAFLVSATFVNLRGITFTARMNIVFLLAQLVVLGIFLFYAWNALHNGGGNGELTLAPLYHPETFNFALLMQAVSIAVLSFLGFDAISTLAEEIKGDPGKSVGKAALITLVVMGAIFVVQTWIATDLAAGMGFKSADTAFYEIAEMAAGSWLATLTGVATALAWGVAVAITSQAAVSRLLFGMARDGKLPKVLAKVHPKHNTPYLSIYLVAVLSLVICYLFINSVDTLTSLVNFGALSGFMLLHLTVINYYWRRQKSGQVVRHLICPVIGFIIVAAIMYNMGVDAQKLGLIWIALGLVYLFFLNKLGASTALPDPSNG from the coding sequence ATGGAAATAGAAGAATTCGGCTACAAACAGGAGTTGAAACGTAGCCTGACACTGACCGACCTGGTGGTGTACGGGATGATCTTCATGATCCCCATCGCCCCCTTCGGCGTGTATGGCTACGTCAATGCCGAGGCGCCCGGGATGGTGCCGCTGGCCTACATCATCGGCATGGTCGCGATGCTGTTCACCGCGCTGAGCTACGGCAGCATGGCGCGGGCGTTTCCGATCGCAGGTTCCGTGTATTCCTACGCACAGCGCGGCCTCAATCAGCACGTTGGTTTCATCGCCGGCTGGCTGATGCTGCTCGACTACCTGCTGATTCCGCCGCTGCTGTACGTCTACGCGGCGATGGCTCTGAACCACCTGTACCCGGATATCCCGAAGGTCGGTTTCATTCTGGCGTTCCTGGTCAGCGCGACCTTCGTCAACCTGCGCGGCATCACCTTCACCGCACGGATGAACATCGTTTTCCTGCTGGCACAGCTTGTCGTGCTGGGGATTTTTCTGTTCTACGCCTGGAATGCCCTACACAACGGTGGCGGTAACGGCGAACTGACCCTGGCGCCGCTGTATCACCCGGAAACGTTCAACTTCGCCCTGCTGATGCAAGCTGTGTCGATTGCGGTGCTGTCGTTCCTCGGCTTCGATGCGATCTCGACCCTCGCCGAAGAAATCAAAGGCGACCCGGGCAAAAGCGTCGGCAAAGCCGCACTGATTACCCTGGTGGTGATGGGCGCGATTTTCGTCGTACAGACCTGGATCGCCACCGATCTGGCCGCCGGCATGGGCTTCAAGTCTGCCGACACTGCGTTCTATGAAATTGCTGAAATGGCTGCCGGCAGCTGGCTGGCAACCCTGACCGGTGTGGCGACCGCACTGGCCTGGGGCGTCGCGGTGGCGATCACCTCGCAAGCCGCCGTGTCGCGTCTGCTGTTCGGCATGGCCCGCGACGGCAAATTGCCGAAAGTGCTGGCCAAGGTGCACCCGAAACACAACACCCCGTACCTGAGCATTTACCTGGTGGCGGTGCTGTCGCTGGTGATCTGCTACCTGTTCATCAATTCGGTCGACACCCTGACCTCGCTGGTCAACTTCGGTGCCCTCAGCGGTTTCATGCTGCTGCACCTGACGGTGATCAACTACTACTGGCGTCGGCAGAAGTCCGGTCAGGTCGTACGCCATCTGATCTGCCCGGTGATCGGCTTCATCATCGTCGCCGCCATCATGTACAACATGGGCGTCGATGCACAGAAACTCGGCCTGATCTGGATCGCCCTGGGCCTGGTGTACCTGTTCTTCCTGAACAAGCTCGGCGCCAGCACCGCGCTGCCTGACCCGAGCAATGGCTGA
- a CDS encoding M20/M25/M40 family metallo-hydrolase: MTFSFSRSLLAASLGLSLAFSTASAFAEPHKQVLADAEQYQPEALKLLERLVNIDSGSGYEPGLKQVSEIAIDELKKLGATIELVPNTPEKSNHVLATFKGTGKAKILLMAHMDTVFKEGSAAERPFRIKDGRAYGPGVMDDKGGIVAGIYALKILKNLDFKDYAQITFLLDASEETGSDVATDLIKKTAKAHDVTLNLEPGRPADGLVVWRKGSATALVEVKGKAAHAGVAPELGRNAAMEAAHQILQLGKLGDEAKKTTINFTVLQAGDRTNVIPDHATAKADVRAAVPEEFDRIEKDLARVSQDKLIAETEVTTSLKRGLPPMPQTAESDRLMAMAQGIYGEIGRKLTEEGSGGAADASLSAGVGTPTLDGFGIVGGNIHTPEEYAEVASVTPRIYLLSRMIMELAKR, encoded by the coding sequence ATGACGTTCTCATTTTCCCGCTCTCTGCTGGCCGCCAGCCTCGGCCTGTCTCTCGCCTTCAGCACCGCCAGCGCCTTCGCCGAACCGCACAAGCAAGTGCTGGCCGATGCCGAACAGTATCAGCCCGAAGCCCTGAAACTGCTGGAACGGCTGGTCAACATCGACTCCGGTTCCGGTTATGAACCGGGGTTGAAACAAGTCAGCGAGATTGCCATCGACGAGCTGAAAAAACTCGGCGCAACCATCGAGCTGGTGCCCAATACTCCGGAAAAATCCAACCACGTGCTGGCAACGTTCAAAGGCACCGGCAAGGCAAAAATCCTCCTGATGGCGCACATGGACACGGTGTTCAAGGAAGGCTCCGCCGCCGAGCGCCCGTTCCGTATCAAGGACGGCCGCGCTTACGGGCCGGGGGTGATGGATGACAAGGGCGGCATCGTCGCAGGGATCTACGCGCTGAAAATTCTGAAGAACCTCGACTTCAAGGACTACGCGCAAATCACCTTCCTGCTCGACGCCAGCGAAGAAACCGGCTCGGACGTCGCCACCGATCTGATCAAGAAAACCGCCAAGGCCCACGACGTGACCCTCAACCTTGAGCCGGGACGTCCGGCCGATGGTCTGGTGGTGTGGCGCAAGGGCAGCGCGACGGCGTTGGTCGAGGTCAAAGGCAAGGCTGCGCATGCCGGCGTTGCGCCGGAGCTGGGGCGTAACGCGGCGATGGAGGCCGCGCACCAGATTCTGCAACTGGGCAAACTCGGCGACGAGGCGAAGAAAACCACCATCAACTTCACCGTGCTCCAGGCCGGCGATCGCACCAACGTGATCCCGGATCACGCGACGGCCAAGGCTGACGTGCGCGCGGCGGTGCCGGAAGAGTTCGACCGGATCGAGAAAGACCTGGCGCGGGTCTCGCAGGACAAGTTGATCGCCGAAACCGAAGTCACCACCAGCCTCAAGCGCGGCTTGCCACCCATGCCACAGACAGCGGAGTCGGATCGTTTGATGGCCATGGCCCAGGGAATTTACGGCGAGATCGGCCGCAAGCTGACTGAAGAGGGCAGCGGTGGCGCGGCGGATGCCAGCCTGTCGGCCGGGGTCGGTACACCGACGCTGGATGGTTTCGGGATTGTTGGCGGCAATATTCACACGCCGGAGGAATACGCCGAAGTAGCGAGCGTGACGCCGCGGATTTATCTGTTGTCGCGGATGATCATGGAATTGGCCAAGCGCTGA
- a CDS encoding isocitrate lyase/PEP mutase family protein yields the protein MTRLSHQDLRRNFRQLLASDTCYHTASVFDPMSARIAADLGFEVGILGGSVASLQVLGAPDFALITLSEFAEQATRIGRVAQLPVIADADHGYGNALNVMRTIVELERAGVAALTIEDTLLPAQFGRKSTDLISVAEGVGKIRAALEARVDAEMAIIARTNAGILPNQEIISRTKQYQAAGADGICMVGVQDFDQLEQIAEHLSVPLMLVTYGNPALRDDKRLAELGVRVTIDGHGAYFAAIKATYDSLREQRQIFTQASDLNATELTHTYTQPEDYILWAKEYMSVKE from the coding sequence ATGACCAGGCTTTCCCATCAAGATTTGCGCCGTAACTTCCGTCAATTGCTGGCTTCCGACACCTGCTACCACACCGCCTCGGTGTTCGACCCGATGTCCGCGCGCATTGCCGCCGACCTCGGTTTTGAAGTGGGGATCCTCGGCGGCTCCGTGGCCTCGTTGCAAGTGCTGGGCGCCCCCGACTTTGCCCTGATCACCCTCAGCGAATTCGCCGAACAGGCCACCCGTATCGGCCGCGTCGCCCAATTGCCGGTGATCGCCGACGCCGACCACGGCTACGGCAACGCCCTCAACGTGATGCGTACCATCGTTGAACTGGAACGTGCCGGCGTCGCCGCCCTGACCATCGAAGACACCCTGCTGCCGGCGCAATTCGGCCGCAAATCCACTGACCTGATCTCGGTCGCCGAAGGCGTCGGCAAGATCCGCGCGGCGCTGGAAGCCCGGGTCGATGCGGAAATGGCGATCATCGCCCGCACCAACGCCGGCATCCTGCCGAACCAGGAAATCATCAGCCGCACCAAGCAATACCAGGCCGCCGGTGCCGACGGCATCTGCATGGTCGGGGTGCAGGACTTCGATCAGCTCGAACAGATCGCCGAACACCTGAGCGTGCCGCTGATGCTGGTCACCTACGGCAACCCGGCGCTGCGCGACGACAAGCGTCTGGCCGAACTGGGCGTGCGCGTGACCATCGACGGTCACGGCGCATATTTCGCCGCGATCAAGGCCACCTATGACAGCCTGCGCGAGCAGCGGCAGATCTTCACCCAGGCCTCGGACCTGAACGCCACCGAGCTGACGCACACCTACACCCAGCCTGAGGATTACATTCTCTGGGCGAAGGAATACATGAGCGTGAAGGAATAA